Below is a window of Mucilaginibacter ginkgonis DNA.
ACGTAAGGGGCTTTTTTTGTGGCCCACCCAAACACTTCTTCGCCTTAAGGCAGAATGGTTTCAAAATTGGATGATGATTCCCCTCTTGAGCGGGGTTAGGGGTATGTTTTGTTGACCAGGACTATTCAAACTTCAAATCATGTCATGCTGAGCCCTTCGAAGCAGCTTATAATTCCCCTCTTAAGAGGGGTTAGGGGTATGTTTATTAAAGGCGGTCTTATTTGATACCAAAAACGCAGGGTTTAAAATAATTTTGCGGGCGTTACCCTCGCTTTGCTCGGGTCGCGCTTTCCGTTACAAGTCCTCGCTCGCTATGCTTGCTGTGGGCTTTTCACTACAATCGCTAACGCAATAGTTTGAATTCGAATTTTTACGAGACCTGAATCTAAAAGGGTACAATTTCCCTCCCTTCCGGGGAGGGTTAGGGTGGGCTTATTAAGGGCTAAAACTATATACAATCTTATTCCTTTACCGTATCGTGATCACGCCTATTGCCGATAAGAAACAACTTACGCTCGAAGTCCATAACAGGCTTTACAAGATTTATAAAGACGAGATCGCGCATGCCCACGCGAACGATCCGCTGAGCGAACTGGTGGACACCATACTTTCGCAGCGGACCAAGAATAAAGATTCTGCGCAGGGGTTTAAGAATCTGGTCGCTGCTTTTGATACATGGGAAAATGTGCGGGACGCTCCGGAAGATGAGGTACGTAAACAAATAACCATGTGCACCTGGCCCGATCAAAAAGTACACCGGCTGCAAACAGTGCTGCGTTTAATCACTGAAAAGCGTGGCGAACTTAATTTAGATTTTCTTGCAGCGATGAATGTCATCGATGCGCGTGCCTGGCTGGAAGCTTTGCCCGGCGTTGGTCCGAAGACAAGCGGCGCGGTGATGTCATACAGCAACATTAAAGGAAAAGCGCTGGCGATCGACTCACATCATTACAGGGTTGCAGTGCGGCTGGGCATAATTGATAACAAACTTGGCGAAGCCAAAGCACATGAAGTTTTGGAAAACTTATTGCCGCCCGATTTTACTGCTCAGCAGGTGTTTGACAATCACCAGGTGATAATGCGGCATGGTCAAAAGATCTGCCACTACTACCATCCTGAGTGCGACAAATGTGTGCTGCTGGATATCTGTCCGACGGGGCGAGAATTGCTGAGATTATAAACCCACGTTATGTCGTCTCGATTGCTATCGGGATTGTTAGTCACCCCATAGGCAAGTCTTCTTGCTAATCACGTGAGATCCCGAAACAAGTTCGGGATGACGTACTTAATATTTTGGCAAATTATTTACCTTTGCCCAAATCCACCCAAACGATGCAAAATTTAACGCTGCTCGACGGTCAGAAGTTTGATATCACTATACAGCGTTTATGTCGTCAGTTAATTGAAAATCACAACGATTTTTCTAATTCGGTAATTATCGGTATCCAACCTCGGGGCATTTTCCTGGCTAAGCGTATTGCCGAAGAGTTGCGCAAAATTCTCCCATCGTCTACAATCTTACAAGGCGACTTGGATATCACCTTTTACCGCGACGATTTTCGCCGAAAAGGTGAGCAGTTGGTGCCAAATCAAACAAGAATCGATTTTATTACCGAAGGCAAAAAGGTGATCATGATGGACGATGTGTTGTGGACGGGACGCACCATTCGAGCGGCTATGGACGCGCTGCAGGCCTTTGGCCGGCCCGAGAAGGTGGAGTTATTAGTTTTAGTGGACCGTAGGTACTCGCGGCACATACCCGTAGCTGCAGACTATACCGGCATTGAGGTTGACTCTATTGCCTCGCAAAAAGTAGTGGTGAGCTGGAAAGAAGCCGATAAAGAGGATAGGATAATATTGATAAACGAATAACGAACAAAAACAAGTTGTCATTCCGAGCTTGCGAGGAATCTTCTGAATCGAGTAAACAGAAGAATATGCTTCGACAAGCTCAGCATGACACGACTGATTAAATAAATTCGAAATCGAAAATTCGAAATCCGAAATAAAATATGGGGCTTAGCACACGTCATTTATTAGGCATAAAAGATCTTAAGGTCGAGGACATCCAGTTGATCTTTGAAACGGCGGATACTTTTAAATCTGTCTTGAACCGCCCGATAAAAAAGGTTCCGTCATTACGTGATGTAACTATAGCTAACATCTTTTTTGAGAACTCTACCCGTACGCGTTTATCTTTTGAGTTGGCCGAGAAACGCTTATCGGCGGACGTGGTTAACTTTTCGGCATCGTCATCCTCAGTTAGCAAAGGCGAAACGCTGATAGACACCGTGAATAACATCCTGGCCATGAAGGTAGACCTGGTGGTAATGCGCCATCCTTATGCCGGGGCAGGTGTATTCCTATCAAAACATATTAAAGCCCAAATCGTTAACGCCGGCGACGGCGCGCATGAGCATCCTACTCAGGCATTGCTTGATGCCTTTTCTATTCGCGAAAAATATGGCGATGTGGCAGGCAAGAAGGTAGCGATTGTTGGTGATATTCTTCACTCGCGTGTAGCGCTGTCAAATATCCTTTGCCTTAAAATGCTTGGCGCAGAAGTTATGGTCTGCGGCCCAACTACGCTGATCCCTAAGCATATCGGTTCGCTAGGCGTGAAGGTCGAGCATGACCTGCTTAAAGCATTAAACTGGTGCGATGTTGCCAACATGCTGCGGATACAGTTGGAGCGTCAGGATATTAAATACTTTCCGTCGCTGCGCGAGTATACTATGCTGTACGGCCTGAATAAACAAATACTTAACTCGTTAGATAAAGAGATCACCGTGATGCACCCTGGCCCTATCAATCGCGGCGTAGAAATTACCAGCGACGTTGCCGACAGTAAGCAGTCTATCATTCTTGACCAGGTAGAAAACGGTGTTGCTATACGTATGGCTGTATTGTATCTGCTTGCCGGTCAGGCGGAGTAATTATTCAGCTGTTTTCTTTGGTGCAACCGCTTTCGCAGCAGAACTAATCACAGGACTGCCATCGCGGATCTCGTCATTAGCGGTCATCACCAACTTAATATTTGGTTTTAGGCCAGGTCCAAAAACTTCAATACTATCGCTGGTCTCTAATCCTTTTTTCACGTTCAGCCATTTAGCGCGGTTGTCTTCTATGCTGATAACGAATACCTTCTCTGTGGAGTTAACAACGGCGGTCTTTGGCACCACAAAGCTACTATCATGCGATGGCAGCGGCACGTTTACCTCGGCATACATGCCAGGCAGCAAGTTTTTAGATTTGTTATAAACATCCATTTCCAGACGTTCGGCGCGCAGCTTGCTATCCAAAGCCCCCGCCAGGCGGCTAACCTTGGCGGTAAACTTTTGATTCGGCAACGATTTCACGGTAAACTCCACCTCGTCTTTGTTATTCAAACCTGCGGTATAATTTTCAGGGATAGAAACAATTAACCTCAGCCTGCTTTGTTGCTGTACTACCAATAGCGGCTGGTCTGAACCCTTACCGGAAGGTCCTACGTACGCTCCCACGTTTATATTACGTGCCGTTACCACCCCATCAAACGGCGCACGTATCTCCAGATAACCTAACCCTGTTGCAATCTGTTTATAGAAAGATTTAGCGGCCTGCACATTTGCGTAATCCGCGTTCTTGCGGGCAGCAGCTTGGTCAATATCATTCTGCGCAATAGTACCAGGTGTTTTTGCAGTGTTGATATACCTGTCATATTGCGATTTGCTTGACAGGTATAAAGCTTCCTGCTGGGCTATTTTGGCTTTAGCTTCTGCAAGCTGCGATTGTACCTCTGGCGCATCAAGCGTTACCAGTAATTGTCCTGTATGAACCTGCGAACCTACGTCAACCAAAAGCTTTTTAACATAGCTGTTGGTCTTAGCATAAAGGTCTACTTGTTGATAAGGAGCCAGCTCGCCCGGAACTTGTATGCTCGAGGTAAGGATGCCCTTTTTAAGATCGAAAACCTGAACCGCAGGCGTATCAACCGCAGCTTCCTGCTTTTGCACTTCTTCCTGCTCTTCTTTCTCTTTTTTGTCGCCAGAGCAGCCTGCAGCTAATCCGATAATTAACGGCAGCGCAATCAGTAAAGGGGATTTAAATATTTTCATCGTCTTCGGTAGTAATAAAATTAGTGATTTAGGTTTAGCCTTTGTTCGGCTTCGGCGTGGGTTAAAGGCACATAAAATTTACTCTCTTTATCCTCGGGATCCAGCGATACGGACTGCGTCGTAGCATTACCCTGCACCCAGGCAAATATCAACGGCAGGATCAGCAACGCGGCAAACGTCGACATAAACAGACCGCCAATAACCGCGCGGCCCAATGGCGATGTTTGGTCGCCGCCCTCGCCTAAGCCCAATGCCATAGGCACCATGCCCACCATCATGGCTAAACTGGTCATCAGGATAGGGCGTACACGTAGAGCCACTGCTTCGCGTGCGGCCTGTAAAGCATTGCCATTAAACCTGCGCAGCTCTTCGGCATTTGAGATCAATAAAACGGAGTTTGATATAGACACACCTACAGACATGATCATGCCCATGTAGGATTGCAGGTTCAACGTCGACCCGGTTAATTTGACCAGCAGCATTGAACCTAACAACACCGCCGGCACGGTCGATAATACCACTAATGAGACTTTGAAGGATTGAAAATTAGCGGTAAGCATTAAAAAGATCACGATAACAGCAACTAACAAGCCATTTTGTAAACTTCCGAGCGTATCATCCAATGTTTGTGTTAACCCGCGCGGCACAACTGTTAATCCACGGGGTAACTTGCCCAATGATTTAATAGCCTTGCCTACGTCATCAGATGCAGCGCCTAAGTCTTTATGATTTAGGTTAGCGGTAACCGTAAGCATGGGCAAAGCACCTATGTCGTCATTCTCGCCAAAGGTTTTACCCGGAGTAATAGTTGCTACATCGTTCAGTACCGGCCGGGGCTGGTTAGACAGTAATGGTATTTCCTTGATCGCGTTCAGATCGGCCATTTGGGATTCCGGAACCTGAACTTGCACG
It encodes the following:
- a CDS encoding endonuclease III domain-containing protein; its protein translation is MITPIADKKQLTLEVHNRLYKIYKDEIAHAHANDPLSELVDTILSQRTKNKDSAQGFKNLVAAFDTWENVRDAPEDEVRKQITMCTWPDQKVHRLQTVLRLITEKRGELNLDFLAAMNVIDARAWLEALPGVGPKTSGAVMSYSNIKGKALAIDSHHYRVAVRLGIIDNKLGEAKAHEVLENLLPPDFTAQQVFDNHQVIMRHGQKICHYYHPECDKCVLLDICPTGRELLRL
- the pyrR gene encoding bifunctional pyr operon transcriptional regulator/uracil phosphoribosyltransferase PyrR, whose protein sequence is MQNLTLLDGQKFDITIQRLCRQLIENHNDFSNSVIIGIQPRGIFLAKRIAEELRKILPSSTILQGDLDITFYRDDFRRKGEQLVPNQTRIDFITEGKKVIMMDDVLWTGRTIRAAMDALQAFGRPEKVELLVLVDRRYSRHIPVAADYTGIEVDSIASQKVVVSWKEADKEDRIILINE
- a CDS encoding aspartate carbamoyltransferase catalytic subunit, giving the protein MGLSTRHLLGIKDLKVEDIQLIFETADTFKSVLNRPIKKVPSLRDVTIANIFFENSTRTRLSFELAEKRLSADVVNFSASSSSVSKGETLIDTVNNILAMKVDLVVMRHPYAGAGVFLSKHIKAQIVNAGDGAHEHPTQALLDAFSIREKYGDVAGKKVAIVGDILHSRVALSNILCLKMLGAEVMVCGPTTLIPKHIGSLGVKVEHDLLKALNWCDVANMLRIQLERQDIKYFPSLREYTMLYGLNKQILNSLDKEITVMHPGPINRGVEITSDVADSKQSIILDQVENGVAIRMAVLYLLAGQAE
- a CDS encoding efflux RND transporter periplasmic adaptor subunit, with product MKIFKSPLLIALPLIIGLAAGCSGDKKEKEEQEEVQKQEAAVDTPAVQVFDLKKGILTSSIQVPGELAPYQQVDLYAKTNSYVKKLLVDVGSQVHTGQLLVTLDAPEVQSQLAEAKAKIAQQEALYLSSKSQYDRYINTAKTPGTIAQNDIDQAAARKNADYANVQAAKSFYKQIATGLGYLEIRAPFDGVVTARNINVGAYVGPSGKGSDQPLLVVQQQSRLRLIVSIPENYTAGLNNKDEVEFTVKSLPNQKFTAKVSRLAGALDSKLRAERLEMDVYNKSKNLLPGMYAEVNVPLPSHDSSFVVPKTAVVNSTEKVFVISIEDNRAKWLNVKKGLETSDSIEVFGPGLKPNIKLVMTANDEIRDGSPVISSAAKAVAPKKTAE